The Drosophila mauritiana strain mau12 chromosome 2R, ASM438214v1, whole genome shotgun sequence genome has a segment encoding these proteins:
- the LOC117138263 gene encoding UPF0598 protein CG30010, producing the protein MFILRSRSLTNIKIVRSPRISCRYVQYNQGQSPEPKIREYFYYIDHEGMLFLDDAKMKNFTSCFKEKDFLKFFFNRLRLNKTNRYETEFPYISLCGRERNFIRCDDTPVVFTEQLRKDDTEVLSFAHSGQVLTLPYEPHKLYMDPRNGRVYHPATPQAGGIGLVRSKLAIELSQHFEFPAGEASPTHFRWNGERLELQNEWVSNTQRFPMNEECK; encoded by the exons ATGTTTATACTACGTTCTAGATCCCTTACAAACATAAAAATCGTTAGATCTCCAAGAATATCTTGTCGTTACGTACAATATAACCAAGGTCAATCTCCGGAGCCAAAAATTCGGGAATACTTTTACTACATCGATCATGAGGGAATG CTCTTCCTGGACGATGCAAAGATGAAAAACTTCACAAGTTGCTTCAAGGAGAAGGATTTCCTCAAGTTCTTTTTCAACCGCCTGCGGCTAAACAAAACGAACAGATATGAAACCGAATTTCCATACATTTCTCTCTGTGGCCGCGAAAGGAATTTTATTAGGTGCGATGACACACCTGTTGTGTTTACTGAACAACTGAGGAAGGACGACACGGAGGTGCTCAGCTTTGCGCACTCGGGACAGGTCCTTACCCTGCCTTACGAACCCCACAAACTGTACATGGATCCGCGAAACGGAAGGGTCTATCATCCAGCGACGCCACAAGCGGGCGGAATAGGCCTAGTCCGCTCCAAACTGGCCATCGAGCTCAGCCAGCACTTTGAGTTCCCCGCTGGCGAGGCTTCCCCCACACATTTCCGATGGAACGGAGAACGGCTAGAATTGCAGAACGAGTGGGTTAGCAATACTCAGCGATTTCCCATGAACGAGGAGTGTAAATAA
- the LOC117138262 gene encoding protein crossbronx, which produces MTLDLDAHKKDDKLLITTIQQEYKILAEYKMIESEKLSGIYVIPSYANSLQWFGVFFGRQGLYAESVFRFTILLPDRFPDDKSLPTIIFQQDVIHPHVCPYTHSLDVSHAFPEWRCGEDHLWQLLKYLQVIFSDPLDSIRGIEVDKLKNREAAELLMNNKEEYVARVQENIKESKEHIFDTPPTEDPHYIVFEKFQQDVHGPVLERIKAGRSKQTEPSAQQGNGGHATGLSWVKEGEFKPLSIE; this is translated from the exons ATGACTCTCGATTTGGATGCGCATAAGAAAGATGACAAGTTACTGATCACAACCATACAGCAGGAGTATAAAATTCTGGCCGAATA CAAAATGATTGAGTCAGAGAAGTTGAGTGGCATATATGTGATACCCAGCTATGCTAACTCCTTGC AATGGTTTGGAGTCTTCTTTGGCCGACAGGGCTTGTATGCGGAAAGTGTTTTTCGGTTCACAATTTTGCTCCCAGATCGTTTTCCCGACGACAAAAGTCTTCCG ACCATAATTTTCCAGCAGGATGTGATTCATCCCCATGTGTGCCCGTACACCCACAGTTTGGACGTGAGCCACGCCTTCCCGGAGTGGCGCTGTGGAGAGGATCATCTTTGGCAGCTTTTAAAGTACCTGCAAGTCATTTTCTCCGATCCATTGGACAGCATTCGGGGCATTGAAGTAGATAAGCTCAAGAACAGAGAAGCTGCGGAGCTGCTGATGAATAACAAGGAGGAGTATGTTGCTCGCGTACAGGAAAATATCAAGGAGAGCAAGGAGCACATATTCGACACCCCGCCCACCGAAGATCCGCACTACATAGTATTCGAGAAGTTCCAACAGGACGTGCACGGGCCCGTTCTGGAGCGCATCAAGGCCGGAAGAAGCAAGCAGACGGAGCCCTCAGCGCAACAAGGAAATGGTGGACATGCAACTGGTCTGTCATGGGTTAAGGAGGGCGAGTTTAAGCCACTTAGCATTGAGTAA
- the LOC117138261 gene encoding alpha N-terminal protein methyltransferase 1 gives MTTTLEEQLSDKLQMMDDTTDKVQGSSEQKEDSSIAASSDATTASPSSNDSATKVAAPEIEFYNKAQKYWSEVPATVNGMLGGLGYISAIDIQGSNTFLREIRVPGNRLALDCGAGIGRVTRNLLIPRFSCVDLVEQDPAFADKAREYCTSEDGSRGKVGQVYNVGLQKFTPTQQYDLVWSQWVLGHLTDRDLVSFFRRIKQGLAPGGFFCLKENVSSSRKTVEDKNDSSVTRPLDSYEHFLKEAGFRIVRKVKQQNFPKGLFPVYMIACKPVSKE, from the coding sequence ATGACGACTACATTAGAAGAGCAGCTTTCAGACAAGTTGCAGATGATGGACGATACCACGGATAAGGTGCAGGGGTCGTCGGAGCAGAAGGAAGATAGCAGTATAGCCGCAAGTTCAGATGCCACGACAGCGTCCCCTTCTTCCAACGACAGTGCGACCAAAGTCGCCGCACCGGAGATCGAATTTTACAACAAGGCTCAGAAATATTGGTCAGAGGTACCGGCGACTGTCAATGGGATGCTCGGCGGCCTGGGCTACATCAGTGCCATCGATATTCAGGGATCGAATACGTTCCTGCGCGAGATCCGCGTGCCGGGCAACAGGTTGGCCCTGGACTGCGGAGCTGGCATCGGTCGTGTGACTCGAAATCTCCTGATTCCCCGCTTCAGCTGCGTGGATCTTGTCGAGCAGGATCCCGCGTTTGCTGATAAAGCACGGGAGTACTGCACCTCGGAGGACGGGAGCCGTGGAAAGGTGGGGCAGGTCTATAACGTGGGATTGCAGAAGTTTACGCCTACGCAGCAGTACGACCTCGTTTGGAGCCAGTGGGTGCTGGGACATCTCACGGACCGCGATCTGGTCTCGTTTTTTCGGCGCATCAAGCAGGGACTGGCGCCCGGCGGCTTCTTTTGTCTGAAGGAAAACGTGAGCAGCTCGAGGAAGACAGTGGAGGATAAGAATGACTCGTCGGTTACGAGGCCTCTGGACAGCTATGAACACTTCCTAAAGGAAGCCGGATTTCGCATTGTACGCAAGGTCAAGCAACAAAACTTTCCCAAGGGACTGTTTCCAGTGTACATGATCGCCTGCAAACCCGTCTCCAAGGAATAG
- the LOC117135657 gene encoding uncharacterized protein LOC117135657 — protein sequence MAAESDSDVEIIEAEPSDHHHHHRQQEPYGHPAKMYPRIPSGIPSPPFSPTDRTDMPLVKEILARNEHINIPEGTVLCVPCYLCKQPFNDIESFKEHLTQHAAEINAWNTTSAQEQTPPPTVKPFVQSMNKSFVHPTDQHLFHSIDHGAMDHHHNAQNRIAQNWMEFCCQPPADFYSSPLEPQIPFQMPAAHQHPIQIPPIYIHTAYETPMQFLGNRRLELRQTLPMSPQPPLEHPGHPMLSAGPSNQHTSLEMQNVCVSEGIPTRVEKPPVLENHRLHAQDPTQDAGAGKSRSAVLIKPKPPNAKPPDFNRGHFECNWCGKRLSSRQSLKYHENHFHGDKELTANRVEKDLTKQHKCLTCKKRYKRRTFLLMHMKVKHGIALPGGINADPEYPKSVDPPATAEVPVSPKSSPDEAPKKEIWSTRIFNAVAAAKYKPASERADKYLVAPRQQTKQLESGFTITPKRTYPLRSPFFNPDLWLDCDVYL from the exons ATGGCCGCGGAAAGTGATAGCGATGTGGAGATCATAGAGGCGGAGCCATCGGACCATCATCACCACCATCGCCAGCAGGAACCATATGGGCATCCCGCCAAGATGTACCCGCGAATTCCATCCGGCATACCCTCCCCACCATTTTCACCCACTGATCGTACGGATATGCCGCTGGTCAAGGAGATTCTGGCTCGCAATGAACATATAAATATTCCCGAAGGAACCGTGCTCTGTGTTCCGTGCTACCTATGCAAACAGCCCTTCAATGACATTGAATCCTTCAAGGAGCACCTCACCCAACATGCGGCGGAAATTAACGCCTGGAATACAACGAGTGCGCAGGAGCAGACACCTCCGCCGACGGTAAAACCGTTTGTTCAGTCCATGAATAAGTCATTCGTGCATCCCACAGATCAGCACTTATTCCATTCCATTGATCATGGGGCCATGGATCATCATCACAATGCCCAGAATCGCATTGCCCAGAATTGGATGGAGTTTTGCTGTCAGCCACCCGCGGATTTTTACTCATCGCCGCTCGAACCACAAATTCCTTTTCAAATGCCTGCGGCTCATCAACATCCGATTCAGATACCAcccatatatatacatacggCTTATGAGACACCAATGCAGTTTTTAGGAAACCGGAGACTCGAACTGCGCCAAACACTGCCAATGTCACCGCAACCTCCTCTGGAGCATCCTGGTCATCCAATGCTTAGCGCGGGTCCAAGTAATCAACATACCTCGCTTGAAATGCAAAACGTTTGTGTGTCGGAAGGAATTCCCACAAGGGTGGAGAAACCACCTGTCTTGGAAAATCACCGACTTCATGCACAAGATCCGACTCAGGATGCGGGTGCAGGGAAGTCCCGATCGGCGGTGCTGATCAAACCCAAGCCCCCAAATGCAAAACCACCGGATTTCAATCGAGGTCATTTCGAGTGCAATTGGTGCGGAAAGCGATTGAGCTCCCGCCAGTCGCTGAAATACCACGAGAACCACTTCCACGGGGATAAAGAGCTGACAGCGAATCGGGTAGAGAAGGATTTGACCAAGCAGCACAAGTGCCTCACATGCAAGAAACGCTACAAGCGGCGGACCTTCCTCTTAATGCACATGAAGGTCAAACACGGGATTGCTCTCCCGGGCGGAATTAATGCTGATCCCGAATATCCAAAATCTGTAGATCCGCCTGCAACCGCTGAGGTTCCTGTCTCCCCAAAGTCGTCGCCGGACGAGGCACCGAAAAAGGAGATATGGAGCACAAGAATATTCAACGCTGTGGCGGCAGCCAAGTATAAACCGGCCAGTGAGCGGGCGGACAAGTATCTGGTTGCGCCACGTCAGCAAACCAAGCAGTTGGAATCGGGTTTTACGATCACGCCCAAACGGACGTATCCACTCCGTTCGCCCTTCTTCAATCC GGATCTATGGCTGGACTGCGATGTATACTTATAG
- the LOC117135658 gene encoding uncharacterized zinc finger protein CG12744: METALDQVQLSCLLCEQTFDATEKLDEHLQIHFPQPVSTGQTCDLCGRAMRSSLELHQHYKRYHEAHVPNTEGHFQCQLCEKVFLLQDHLKVHVKIEHATDGYQPDEKSLDWQHHTPKSLDTTNDYKLDPILCPPPKKKYPPRSPFFNPNLWLGADNSFM; encoded by the exons atggAAACGGCGTTGGATCAAGTGCAACTTTCCTGTCTGCTGTGCGAGCAGACTTTTGATGCCACTGAGAAGCTGGACGAACACCTCCAAATACACTTTCCGCAGCCGGTGAGCACCGGTCAAACATGCGATCTATGCGGGCGCGCGATGCGATCCTCGCTGGAGCTGCACCAGCACTACAAAAGATACCATGAAGCCCATGTGCCCAACACAGAGGGACACTTTCAATGCCAGCTCTGCGAGAAGGTATTCCTGCTCCAGGATCATCTCAAGGTACACGTGAAGATTGAGCACGCGACCGATGGCTACCAACCAGATGAGAAGTCCTTAGATTGGCAGCACCACACTCCCAAAAGTCTAGACACAACAAACGATTATAAGCTAGATCCCATCTTGTGTCCTCCACCGAAGAAGAAGTATCCGCCGCGCTCCCCCTTCTTCAATCC GAATCTTTGGCTAGGCGCTGATAACTCTTTTATGTAG
- the LOC117135656 gene encoding protein transport protein Sec24A, producing MSTYNPNFVPPAHAPMPLNGNNFVNGVQGSVPQQPGGPPPGQQYIPQKQPQQFQQPPPAAAFPGAGAAGNVPPPQQFKSGNTNQFLPPTSGAATPLQQLPPSTLPPHLRPPTVNGPPITNGSNGASSANSSRTASPRPIGAAPQYAQGPIAAALNNPPLASGLRPSPQPTHQSLTNLTSNLENLNLNTTRANGGTSVLPQPQTQLQYPPLTQKDGRGVASAQTGPPQFNDAKSLLAASGEAAAIVPNAMATPFSVQKPPNLAPNPAKMYGSASVGSRPTPAGQRIPYGVPPPTNPEQQSQQNNNLQNAPPPPRAGAVWPPSLPNVAAPGAQPMMPPAQQTSQTYPYSQVYQPAPQQQPPPPQPAVQPPPPGMFGTQPAGAPLQYQAQAPPQGYGQHPQQQPQSAPGGPYGTSAPLNVAQQGFSRLWGQDTIDLMQNRHILTPATLPPPKVVLHNQFHESINCSPSIMRCTLTKIPESNSLLQKSRLPLGIVIHPFRDVNSLPVIQCINIVRCRLCRTYINPFVYFVDSKMWKCNLCYRVNELPDDFQFDPATKTYGDVTRRPEVRSSTIEFIAPSEYMLRPPQPAMYLFLFDVSIIAQQSGYLEAACAVLNRHLDEMPGDARTQVGFICFDSFVHFYSMAEGLNQPHEMTLLDIEDPFLPRPDSLLVNLKECKELVRDLLKQLPKRFAHTHDPGSALGAALQVAFKLMQASGGRITVFQSCLPNKGPGALEPREDPNNRSAKDVAHLNPATDFYKRFALECSGYQIACDLFLMNQQYSDMATISGISKHSGGCVHHFPLYQKTKPHMVDSFRSCFKRYLTRKIGFEAVMRIRCTRGLQVHTFHGNFFVRSTDLLSLPNVNPDAGYGMQISYEESLTDAKTICFQAALLYTNSEGERRIRVHTVCLPVTASLPEVMHSADTEAIIGLLSKMAVDRSVASNLSDARDAFINATIDVYNAFKIAQNLPSGQSGQLIAPRSLALLPLYILGLLKHPAFRVGTSTRLDDRVYAMDCMKTLPLDQLMMYVYPELYKIDALIYHARNSNISSNQDDDEDEDEPLPELPRLQLSAEHLDSRSIFLMDCGTLIMIYVGLNVPPDVLEAVLGISSTAELGDYVYGLPNVVSNENDVLKRFILRLNYDKPYSALVQIIRDTSTAKGQFIERLTDDRSESSLSYYEFLQHIRAQVK from the exons ATGTCGACTTACAATCCGAACTTCGTGCCTCCCGCCCACGCTCCTATGCCCCTGAACGGAAACAATTTTGTGAATGGTGTGCAAGGAAGCGTTCCGCAGCAGCCAGGTGGTCCTCCACCTGGTCAACAGTATATACCACAGAAGCAGCCACAACAGTTCCAGCAACCACCCCCTGCAGCAGCTTTTCCGGGAGCAGGAGCGGCAGGAAATGTGCCACCGCCGCAGCAGTTCAAGAGTGGTAATACGAACCAGTTCTTGCCGCCCACGTCTGGAGCAGCTACACCTCTGCAGCAACTGCCGCCTAGCACGCTGCCGCCCCATCTGCGTCCGCCCACCGTTAACGGACCACCCATTACGAACGGCAGCAATGGGGCGTCCAGTGCGAACTCCTCGCGTACTGCATCCCCAAGGCCAATAGGAGCTGCCCCTCAATATGCTCAAGGACCAATTGCTGCAGCGCTGAACAATCCGCCCCTTGCGTCGGGTCTGCGTCCTTCGCCCCAACCGACGCACCAATCCCTGACCAACTTGACGAGCAATCTGGAAAATCTTAACTTGAATACCACCCGAGCAAATGGAGGTACCAGCGTTTTGCCACAGCCCCAAACTCAGTTACAGTACCCACCTCTAACACAAAAGGATGGCAGGGGAGTGGCCTCGGCCCAGACGGGTCCACCGCAGTTCAACGACGCCAAGAGTCTGTTGGCGGCCAGCGGAGAGGCCGCTGCAATAGTTCCCAATGCCATGGCGACGCCGTTTAGTGTACAAAAGCCTCCCAATTTGGCTCCAAATCCGGCCAAAATGTACGGAAGTGCctcggtgggcagtagaccAACACCAGCGGGCCAGCGAATTCCATACGGAGTACCCCCACCAACTAACCCCGAGCAGCAGAGTCAGCAAAACAACAATCTACAGAATGCACCGCCGCCACCAAGAGCAGGAGCAGTATGGCCGCCGAGCTTACCAAATGTAGCGGCGCCGGGAGCCCAACCCATGATGCCGCCAGCTCAGCAGACATCACAGACGTATCCATACTCCCAAGTTTATCAACCAGCACCACAGCAACAGCCACCACCTCCTCAGCCTGCAGTGCAGCCACCGCCGCCGGGAATGTTCGGAACCCAACCCGCTGGAGCTCCACTGCAGTATCAGGCACAGGCGCCTCCTCAGGGTTACGGACAACATCCTCAGCAACAACCACAGAGTGCACCAGGGGGCCCTTATGGAACCAGTGCTCCACTAAACGTGGCTCAGCAGGGATTCAGCAGATTGTGGGGACAGGATACTATTGACCTGATGCAGAACCGGCATATCTTAACGCCGGCAACGTTGCCTCCGCCAAAAGTGGTTTTGCATAACCAGTTTCACGAATCCATTAACTGTAGCCCGAGCATTATGCGCTGTACGCTGACCAAGATCCCTGAGAGCAACTCTCTGCTCCAGAAGTCACGTCTGCCCCTGGGTATTGTGATACATCCCTTCCGTGATGTCAAT AGCCTCCCTGTTATTCAGTGCATCAACATTGTGCGTTGCCGGCTGTGCCGCACTTACATAAATCCCTTCGTTTACTTCGTGGACAGCAAGATGTGGAAGTGCAATCTGTGCTATCGAGTTAACGAAT TGCCAGATGACTTTCAATTTGATCCGGCCACAAAGACATACGGCGACGTAACCCGAAGGCCCGAGGTTCGCTCTAGCACCATAGAGTTTATTGCTCCATCGGAGTACATGTTGCGACCGCCGCAGCCGGCCATGTACCTGTTTCTCTTCGATGTCTCGATAATCGCGCAGCAGAGTGGCTATCTGGAGGCCGCATGCGCCGTACTCAACCGGCACTTAGACGAGATGCCCGGTGACGCGAGGACCCAGGTGGGATTCATCTGCTTCGACAGCTTCGTGCACTTCTACAGCATGGCCGAGGGGCTCAACCAGCCGCACGAAATGACGCTGCTGGACATCGAAGACCCCTTCCTGCCACGTCCTGATAGTTTGCTGGTAAACCTGAAGGAGTGCAAGGAACTGGTGCGCGATCTATTAAAGCAGCTGCCTAAGCGGTTTGCCCACACCCACGATCCGGGGTCCGCCTTGGGTGCTGCTCTGCAGGTTGCTTTCAAGCTAATG CAAGCGTCTGGCGGACGGATAACCGTCTTTCAATCGTGCCTTCCCAATAAGGGACCCGGAGCTTTGGAGCCGCGCGAAGATCCCAACAACCGCTCGGCAAAGGACGTTGCTCACCTTAACCCGGCAACCGACTTTTACAAGCGCTTTGCCCTAGAGTGCTCCGGCTATCAAATAGCCTGTGATCTCTTCCTGATGAACCAGCAGTACAGCGACATGGCAACCATTT CTGGCATAAGCAAACACAGCGGCGGCTGTGTACACCACTTCCCGCTCTACCAGAAGACCAAGCCACACATGGTAGATTCGTTCCGGTCGTGTTTCAAGCGCTATCTTACCAGGAAAATAGGATTTGAGGCGGTAATGCGAATCCGCTGCACTCGTGGCCTGCAGGTGCATACATTCCATGGAAACTTCTTCGTGCGCTCCACGGACCTGCTCTCGTTGCCAAACGTGAATCCGGATGCGGGATATGGAATGCAGATCTCCTACGAGGAGAGCCTGACGGACGCGAAAACGATTTGCTTCCAAGCTGCGCTGCTCTATACGAACAGCGAAGGAGAGCGCCGAATCCGGGTGCACACCGTGTGCTTGCCGGTTACCGCTTCGCTTCCAGAGGTAATGCACTCAGCAGACACGGAAGCTATCATCGGACTGCTGTCCAAAATGGCGGTTGACCGGTCGGTCGCCTCGAACTTGTCAGACGCCCGCGATGCATTCATCAACGCTACGATCGACGTTTACAATGCCTTTAAGATAGCACAAAATCTGCCATCGGGACAGTCCGGTCAGCTGATAGCGCCGCGCAGCCTGGCGTTGCTCCCGCTCTACATATTGGGCCTGCTTAAGCAC CCCGCTTTCCGTGTGGGAACTAGCACACGACTGGATGATCGGGTCTACGCCATGGACTGCATGAAAACGCTACCGCTGGACCAGCTAATGATGTACGTGTACCCGGAGCTGTACAAGATCGATGCGTTGATCTACCACGCACGCAACTCGAACATTAGTTCAAACCAGGATGACgatgaggacgaggatgaACCGTTGCCGGAGCTGCCGCGTCTTCAATTGTCCGCGGAACA CTTGGACTCTCGGTCAATATTCCTAATGGACTGCGGCACTCTGATAATGATCTATGTCGGCCTTAATGTGCCGCCTGATGTTTTGGAGGCTGTGCTGG GCATCAGCTCCACTGCAGAGCTGGGTGACTATGTATACGGATTGCCAAATGTTGTGAGCAACGAAAACGATGTGCTGAAGCGTTTTATTTTGCGACTCAACTACGATAAGCCCTACTCTGCGCTGGTGCAGATAATTAG GGACACGAGCACGGCCAAGGGCCAGTTCATCGAGAGATTAACCGACGATCGCAGTGAATCTAGTTTGTCATACTATGAATTTTTGCAACACATTCGGGCTCAGGTTAAATAG